In Burkholderia sp. WP9, a genomic segment contains:
- the metG gene encoding methionine--tRNA ligase, protein MSAPATDLSVGAPSGRRQILVTSALPYANGQIHIGHLVEYIQTDIWVRTLRMHGHEVYYVGADDTHGTPVMLRAEKEGLTPKQLIDRVWQEHKRDFDSFGISFDNYYSTDSEENRVLSENVYLALKEAGLIDARDIEQAYDPVKEMFLPDRFIKGECPKCGAKDQYGDSCEVCGSTYLPTELINPYSVVSGATPIRKTSTHYFFRLSDPRCENFLRAWVGGLAQPEATNKMREWLGDAGEAKLADWDISRDAPYFGFEIPGAPGKYFYVWLDAPVGYYASFKNLAEKRGLDFDAWVRKGSKAEQYHFIGKDILYFHTLFWPAMLEFSGHRTPTNVFAHGFLTVDGAKMSKSRGTFITAQSVIETGLNPEWLRYYFAAKLNSTMEDLDLNLDDFQARVNSDLVGKYVNIASRAAGFLIKRFDGRVQDSAMQHPLLASLRAAVPQIAANYEAREYNRALRQTMELADAVNAYVDTAKPWDQAKDPANGVALHETCTVSIEAFRLLSLALKPVLPKLAEAVEGFLGIEPLVWADANVPLSSTRPINAYKHLMTRVDPKQIEALIAANRDSLQATPAAAAPADAKSKSKAAKAAAANDETPGIISIDDFAKIDLRIAKIVDCKAVEGSDKLLQLTLDVGEEKTRNVFSGIKSAYQPEQLVGKLTVMVANLAPRKMKFGMSEGMVLAASATDEKAEPGLYVLEPDSGAKPGMRVK, encoded by the coding sequence ATGTCAGCACCCGCAACCGATCTCTCCGTAGGCGCGCCCTCAGGCCGCCGCCAGATTCTCGTCACGTCGGCCCTTCCGTATGCGAACGGGCAAATCCATATTGGCCATCTGGTCGAATATATCCAGACGGACATCTGGGTCCGGACGTTGCGAATGCACGGGCACGAGGTCTACTACGTTGGCGCCGACGACACGCACGGCACGCCGGTCATGCTGCGCGCGGAGAAAGAGGGTCTCACGCCGAAGCAGTTGATCGACCGCGTCTGGCAGGAACATAAGCGCGATTTCGACAGCTTCGGGATTTCGTTCGACAATTACTATTCGACCGACTCCGAAGAGAACCGCGTTCTCAGCGAAAACGTCTATCTGGCGCTCAAGGAAGCCGGCCTGATCGACGCGCGCGACATCGAACAGGCGTATGACCCGGTCAAGGAAATGTTCCTGCCGGATCGCTTCATCAAGGGCGAATGCCCGAAGTGCGGCGCGAAAGACCAGTACGGCGACAGCTGCGAAGTATGCGGTTCGACTTATCTGCCCACCGAACTGATCAATCCGTACTCGGTCGTTTCGGGCGCCACGCCGATTCGCAAGACCTCGACGCACTACTTTTTCCGTCTCTCCGATCCGCGTTGCGAGAATTTCCTGCGCGCGTGGGTGGGCGGTCTGGCACAGCCGGAAGCCACCAACAAGATGCGCGAGTGGCTCGGCGACGCCGGCGAAGCCAAGCTTGCCGACTGGGACATCTCGCGCGACGCGCCGTATTTCGGTTTCGAAATTCCGGGCGCGCCGGGCAAGTATTTCTACGTGTGGCTGGACGCGCCGGTCGGCTATTACGCGAGCTTCAAGAACCTCGCCGAAAAGCGCGGTCTGGATTTCGACGCGTGGGTCCGCAAGGGTTCGAAGGCCGAGCAGTATCACTTCATCGGCAAGGACATTCTGTATTTCCACACGCTGTTCTGGCCGGCCATGCTCGAGTTTTCGGGCCACCGCACGCCGACCAACGTGTTCGCACACGGCTTCCTGACCGTGGACGGCGCGAAGATGTCGAAATCGCGCGGCACCTTCATCACCGCGCAAAGCGTGATCGAAACGGGCCTGAATCCGGAATGGCTGCGCTACTACTTCGCGGCCAAGCTGAACAGCACGATGGAAGACCTCGACCTGAACCTCGACGACTTCCAGGCGCGCGTGAACAGCGATCTGGTCGGCAAGTACGTGAACATCGCGAGCCGCGCCGCCGGGTTCCTGATCAAGCGCTTCGACGGCCGCGTGCAGGACAGCGCGATGCAGCATCCGCTGCTCGCCTCGTTGCGCGCCGCCGTGCCGCAAATCGCCGCGAACTACGAAGCCCGCGAGTACAACCGCGCGCTGCGTCAGACCATGGAACTGGCCGACGCCGTGAATGCGTACGTCGACACGGCCAAGCCGTGGGATCAGGCCAAAGACCCGGCGAACGGCGTCGCGCTGCACGAAACGTGCACCGTGAGCATTGAAGCCTTCCGCCTGTTGTCGCTGGCGCTCAAGCCGGTGCTGCCGAAGCTCGCCGAAGCGGTCGAAGGCTTCCTCGGCATCGAGCCGCTGGTGTGGGCGGACGCCAACGTGCCGCTCAGTTCCACCCGGCCGATCAACGCGTACAAGCATCTGATGACGCGCGTCGATCCGAAGCAGATCGAAGCGCTGATCGCGGCCAATCGTGACTCGCTGCAAGCTACGCCGGCAGCCGCCGCGCCGGCCGACGCCAAGTCCAAATCGAAGGCAGCCAAAGCGGCCGCGGCTAACGACGAAACGCCCGGCATCATCTCGATCGACGACTTCGCGAAGATCGATTTGCGGATTGCGAAGATCGTCGACTGCAAGGCGGTGGAAGGGTCGGACAAACTGCTGCAACTCACGCTCGACGTCGGCGAGGAGAAAACCCGCAACGTGTTTTCGGGCATCAAGTCCGCGTATCAGCCGGAGCAACTGGTCGGCAAGCTGACGGTGATGGTGGCCAACCTCGCGCCGCGCAAGATGAAGTTCGGCATGTCCGAAGGCATGGTGCTGGCCGCCTCCGCGACCGATGAGAAAGCCGAACCGGGCCTCTACGTGCTCGAACCGGATAGCGGCGCAAAGCCGGGCATGCGCGTGAAGTAA
- the apbC gene encoding iron-sulfur cluster carrier protein ApbC, which translates to MSIDRALVDAALAAVADPNTGRPYAAARNVKNVAVQGDTVSVEVVLGYPAMRQFDAIRAQFAEALRAVPGVADVQVQVSQQIAAHTVQRGVKLLPNVKNIVAVASGKGGVGKSTTAVNLALALASEGASVGILDADIYGPSLPMMLGIVGRPESPDEKSMNPMTGHGLQANSIGFLIEQDNPMVWRGPMATSALEQLLRQTNWHDLDYLIVDMPPGTGDIQLTLSQRVPVTGAVIVTTPQDIALLDAKKGLKMFEKVGIPILGIVENMGMHICSNCGHEEHIFGAGGGERMGKEYGVDVLGSLPLDIAIREQADSGKPTVVADPQGRIAEIYRSIARKVAIHIAERARDMTSKFPNIVVQNT; encoded by the coding sequence ATGAGTATCGATCGGGCTTTGGTCGACGCTGCCCTCGCAGCCGTCGCTGACCCCAACACCGGCCGGCCGTACGCGGCGGCCAGGAACGTCAAGAACGTCGCCGTGCAGGGTGACACGGTTAGCGTCGAGGTGGTACTCGGCTATCCGGCCATGCGTCAGTTCGACGCTATCCGAGCGCAGTTCGCCGAAGCGCTGCGCGCCGTGCCCGGTGTGGCCGACGTGCAGGTGCAGGTGTCGCAGCAGATCGCGGCGCATACCGTGCAGCGCGGCGTGAAACTGTTGCCGAACGTCAAGAATATCGTCGCGGTGGCGTCGGGCAAGGGCGGTGTGGGCAAGAGCACCACCGCCGTGAACCTGGCTTTGGCGCTGGCGAGCGAAGGTGCATCCGTCGGCATTCTCGACGCGGACATCTACGGCCCGTCGTTGCCCATGATGCTTGGCATCGTCGGCCGCCCGGAGTCGCCCGACGAAAAGTCGATGAACCCGATGACCGGCCACGGCTTGCAGGCCAACTCGATCGGCTTCCTGATCGAGCAGGACAACCCGATGGTGTGGCGCGGCCCGATGGCCACTTCCGCGCTGGAACAGCTGCTGCGGCAGACCAACTGGCACGATCTCGACTATCTGATCGTCGACATGCCGCCGGGCACCGGCGATATCCAGCTGACCCTCTCGCAACGCGTGCCGGTGACGGGCGCCGTGATCGTCACGACGCCGCAGGATATCGCGCTGCTCGACGCGAAGAAGGGCCTCAAGATGTTCGAAAAGGTCGGCATTCCGATTCTCGGCATTGTCGAGAACATGGGCATGCATATCTGCTCGAACTGCGGCCACGAAGAGCATATCTTCGGCGCCGGCGGCGGCGAGCGCATGGGCAAGGAATACGGCGTCGACGTGCTCGGCAGCCTGCCGCTCGACATCGCGATCCGCGAGCAGGCCGACTCCGGCAAACCGACCGTGGTGGCGGACCCGCAGGGCCGTATCGCGGAGATCTACCGGTCGATCGCGCGCAAGGTGGCGATCCATATCGCCGAGCGCGCGCGCGACATGACGTCGAAGTTTCCCAACATCGTCGTGCAGAACACCTGA
- a CDS encoding DMT family transporter, translating into MLSYTGGLVLVAALLHASWNAMLHGNRDRFLSMTWMSIAIAAVATLVVLFTPSPSGAAWPYIVASGLLHIVYNATLVRAYRRSDLAQAYPIARGSSPLLVTLGAALFAHEAIGPLHALGIVMISGGIIAIALQGGRVSRASALAALTTGATIALYTVVDGMGVRLSDGRALAYTAWMFLFYWLMPVLFIAMRGSSALWAPVRVAPMAVGSSLAGGLVSIAAYGIVIWAMQSGAMGAVSALRETSVVFAVLIGRVLLRETVSAQRWLACVIVAAGAVCLGL; encoded by the coding sequence ATGCTCAGTTATACCGGCGGTCTCGTTCTGGTTGCCGCCCTGCTCCACGCAAGCTGGAATGCGATGCTGCACGGCAACCGGGACCGCTTCCTCTCCATGACGTGGATGAGCATCGCCATCGCGGCGGTCGCCACGCTCGTGGTCCTGTTCACGCCGTCGCCGAGCGGCGCGGCCTGGCCGTATATCGTCGCGTCGGGGCTCTTGCATATCGTCTACAACGCGACCCTCGTGCGGGCGTACCGGCGCAGCGATCTGGCGCAAGCGTATCCGATCGCGCGCGGCTCATCACCGCTGCTCGTCACGCTCGGCGCGGCGCTCTTCGCTCACGAAGCGATCGGCCCCTTGCACGCGCTCGGGATCGTGATGATCTCCGGCGGCATCATCGCAATCGCGCTGCAGGGGGGGCGTGTATCGCGCGCGAGTGCGCTGGCCGCGCTGACAACCGGCGCGACGATCGCGCTCTATACCGTGGTCGACGGCATGGGCGTGCGCTTATCGGACGGCCGCGCACTCGCCTACACCGCGTGGATGTTCCTGTTCTACTGGCTGATGCCCGTGTTGTTCATCGCGATGCGCGGAAGCTCGGCGCTGTGGGCACCGGTTCGGGTGGCGCCGATGGCCGTGGGCTCCTCGCTCGCCGGTGGCCTGGTGTCGATCGCGGCATATGGCATCGTGATCTGGGCGATGCAGTCGGGCGCGATGGGCGCGGTATCGGCGTTGCGCGAGACCAGCGTGGTGTTCGCGGTGCTGATCGGGCGGGTGTTGCTGCGCGAAACAGTCAGCGCACAGCGCTGGCTCGCGTGCGTGATCGTTGCGGCCGGGGCGGTTTGTCTGGGGCTTTGA
- a CDS encoding lysozyme inhibitor LprI family protein yields MRQVTSPSGARAARRVVCALSLVAAAVFGAASLPAHAEVAAADPIDASMRACLARSDMSSTAGQVQCMDNARIGWKTALDNAWQQLQQKLPPAQRKQWEKSQASWQASRDAEKQLLAAVFATTHGSMYVLAEADMQLQPVRDRALVLRSAVAKANGGGDPPRRVRACGADAQCEHAMFDLNRYYRRLQSKMPARTRPTLTRAQKAWTAYLNATTPVIDERGRIDIIGARVATLKRLSETAGNS; encoded by the coding sequence ATGCGGCAAGTGACGTCCCCGTCGGGCGCCCGCGCCGCGCGCCGCGTGGTTTGCGCGCTGTCGCTGGTCGCGGCGGCGGTATTCGGCGCGGCGTCGTTGCCGGCGCATGCCGAAGTCGCCGCCGCCGATCCGATCGATGCGTCGATGCGCGCGTGCCTCGCGCGCAGCGACATGTCGTCGACGGCGGGGCAGGTGCAGTGCATGGACAACGCGCGCATCGGCTGGAAGACCGCGTTGGACAATGCATGGCAGCAGCTTCAGCAGAAGTTGCCGCCCGCGCAGCGTAAGCAGTGGGAAAAGAGCCAGGCGAGCTGGCAGGCGTCACGCGACGCCGAGAAGCAGTTGCTGGCGGCGGTGTTCGCCACGACGCACGGCTCCATGTACGTGCTCGCCGAAGCCGATATGCAGTTGCAGCCGGTACGCGACCGCGCGCTTGTGCTGCGCAGCGCGGTTGCGAAGGCGAACGGGGGCGGCGATCCGCCGCGCCGGGTGCGTGCCTGCGGTGCGGACGCGCAGTGCGAACACGCCATGTTCGATCTGAACCGCTACTACCGCCGCTTGCAGTCGAAGATGCCGGCGCGCACGCGTCCCACGTTGACGCGCGCGCAGAAGGCGTGGACCGCGTACCTGAATGCCACGACGCCGGTGATCGACGAGCGCGGCCGCATCGATATCATCGGCGCGCGGGTGGCGACGCTCAAGCGCTTGTCGGAAACAGCCGGCAACAGTTGA
- a CDS encoding bestrophin family ion channel has protein sequence MIIRPHLHWFRMLLAWQGSVLPRLLPRLFLIFCISIVAVAAHDHLLPISLNLNTTAPFSLIGIALAVFLGFRNNASYDRWWEARKLWGQLLNESRSLIRQVLTLPSRPLPKEDVREFFTALSALPHALRHQLRNSDPREDLAARLPQALFERVMASRYKPATLMLYLGEWVQRQARAGAIDPMAVIAFDRNLNGLSNVIGGCERIASTPLPFAYSVMIHRTVYFFCASLPFGLVDSIGIFTPVFAVFVAYTFMAHEAIASQIEEPFGTDDNDLALHMMSTVIEDSMRDLLGEPALPLPNPEAEGYILN, from the coding sequence ATGATCATCCGCCCGCATCTCCATTGGTTTCGCATGCTGCTCGCCTGGCAGGGCTCAGTCCTGCCGCGATTGCTCCCGCGGCTCTTTCTGATCTTCTGCATTTCGATCGTGGCCGTGGCGGCTCATGACCACTTGCTGCCGATCTCGCTGAATCTCAACACCACCGCGCCGTTCTCCTTGATCGGCATTGCGCTCGCGGTTTTTCTCGGCTTCCGGAACAACGCCAGCTACGACCGCTGGTGGGAAGCTCGCAAGCTTTGGGGACAACTGCTGAACGAGTCGCGCTCGCTCATCCGCCAGGTGCTCACCTTGCCATCCCGGCCGTTGCCGAAAGAAGACGTCCGGGAATTTTTCACCGCGCTCAGCGCCCTTCCCCACGCGCTGCGTCATCAGCTGCGCAACAGCGACCCGCGCGAAGACCTCGCCGCACGACTGCCGCAAGCGCTTTTCGAGCGCGTCATGGCGTCGCGCTACAAGCCGGCCACCTTGATGCTCTACCTTGGCGAATGGGTGCAACGACAGGCTCGCGCAGGCGCGATCGATCCGATGGCGGTCATCGCTTTCGATCGGAATTTGAATGGACTTTCGAATGTGATCGGCGGATGCGAGCGCATCGCTTCGACGCCGCTGCCGTTCGCCTACTCGGTGATGATTCACCGCACGGTGTATTTCTTCTGCGCGTCCTTGCCGTTCGGACTGGTGGACAGCATCGGCATCTTCACGCCCGTGTTCGCGGTGTTCGTGGCGTACACGTTCATGGCGCACGAAGCCATTGCGTCGCAGATCGAAGAGCCTTTCGGCACCGACGACAACGACCTCGCACTTCACATGATGTCGACGGTGATCGAGGACTCCATGCGCGACCTGCTCGGCGAACCGGCTCTCCCGTTGCCGAACCCGGAAGCCGAAGGCTACATACTCAACTGA
- the dcd gene encoding dCTP deaminase, whose amino-acid sequence MTIKSDKWIRRMAESHKMIEPFAPDQVRVSEDGRKIVSYGTSSYGYDIRCADEFKIFTNINSTIVDPKNFDEKSFVDFKGDVCIIPPNSFALARTVEYFRIPRSVLTVCLGKSTYARCGIIVNVTPFEPEWEGHVTLEFSNTTPLPAKIYANEGVAQVLFFESDEICETSYADRGGKYQGQHGVTLPRT is encoded by the coding sequence ATGACTATCAAATCCGACAAGTGGATCCGGCGCATGGCCGAGTCGCACAAGATGATCGAGCCGTTTGCGCCCGATCAGGTTCGCGTCTCCGAAGACGGCCGGAAGATTGTCAGCTACGGCACGTCGAGCTACGGCTACGACATCCGCTGCGCCGACGAATTCAAGATCTTCACGAACATCAACTCGACCATTGTCGATCCGAAGAATTTCGACGAGAAGTCGTTCGTCGACTTCAAGGGCGATGTCTGCATCATCCCGCCGAATTCGTTCGCGCTCGCGCGCACGGTCGAGTATTTCCGCATTCCGCGCAGCGTCCTGACCGTGTGTCTGGGCAAGTCCACGTATGCGCGTTGCGGGATCATCGTCAACGTGACGCCGTTCGAGCCGGAATGGGAAGGGCACGTCACGCTCGAATTCTCGAATACGACACCTTTGCCTGCGAAAATCTACGCGAACGAAGGCGTCGCTCAAGTGCTGTTTTTCGAAAGCGACGAGATTTGTGAAACGTCGTACGCGGATCGCGGCGGCAAATACCAAGGCCAGCACGGCGTCACGTTGCCGAGAACGTGA
- a CDS encoding OmpA family protein gives MNAKIMTRLAVFAVAGSLLAGCATQQGTNTAVGTGVGAGTGAALGAIFGGGKGAAIGAGVGAAVGGITGYNWQAIHNKLSGATKGTGTQITEQPDGSLKLNIPSSVTFDTNSYAVKPSFAPVLDQLSQTMQQNPELIAQVVGHTDSTGQPAYNQTLSVNRAESVTGYLGQRGVAPQRLSAQGMGQTQPIADNNTEAGRAANRRVEIYLRATAQHATQ, from the coding sequence ATGAATGCAAAAATCATGACTCGCCTGGCTGTCTTTGCCGTTGCCGGTTCATTGCTGGCAGGTTGCGCCACCCAACAGGGCACCAATACGGCGGTAGGTACGGGGGTGGGCGCCGGTACTGGTGCGGCGCTGGGCGCCATCTTCGGCGGCGGCAAGGGCGCGGCGATCGGCGCGGGTGTCGGCGCGGCGGTGGGCGGCATTACCGGCTACAACTGGCAAGCCATTCACAACAAGCTGTCGGGCGCCACCAAGGGCACCGGCACGCAGATCACCGAACAACCGGACGGCTCGCTCAAGCTGAACATTCCGAGCTCGGTGACGTTCGACACCAACAGCTACGCAGTCAAGCCATCGTTCGCGCCGGTGCTGGACCAACTGTCGCAAACCATGCAGCAAAATCCGGAACTGATCGCTCAGGTGGTCGGCCACACGGATAGCACGGGCCAGCCGGCCTACAATCAGACGCTGTCGGTCAACCGCGCCGAAAGCGTGACGGGCTACCTGGGCCAGCGCGGCGTCGCGCCGCAGCGCCTGTCGGCACAAGGCATGGGCCAAACCCAGCCGATCGCCGACAACAACACCGAAGCCGGCCGTGCCGCAAACCGCCGCGTGGAAATCTATCTGCGCGCCACGGCCCAGCACGCCACGCAATAA
- a CDS encoding superoxide dismutase family protein — MGKRIDGQAVHAFIVLAATSVLLCGCSAFLRPQEKRADAQLLPTVGNQARGLVTFIERSDGVQVTYNLAGMPPNSDHALQVHERGDCNAADGSSAGQVFSPAAERLKTGARVEGDLGNIHADANGVATGFIVAPDVSLDGIRSVLQRAVLLHHDATDPYAYPQHGAGPALACGLIRQ, encoded by the coding sequence ATGGGAAAACGAATCGACGGGCAGGCGGTGCATGCGTTCATCGTCCTGGCTGCCACCAGTGTGCTGTTATGCGGCTGCAGCGCGTTCCTGAGACCACAGGAAAAACGCGCCGACGCGCAGCTGCTGCCCACCGTGGGCAATCAGGCGCGCGGCCTCGTCACGTTCATCGAGCGCTCGGACGGCGTGCAGGTGACCTACAATCTCGCGGGCATGCCGCCCAATAGCGACCACGCATTGCAAGTGCACGAACGCGGCGACTGCAATGCCGCGGACGGCTCCAGTGCGGGCCAGGTGTTCTCGCCGGCCGCCGAGCGTCTGAAAACCGGCGCGCGGGTCGAAGGCGATCTCGGCAACATTCACGCGGACGCGAACGGTGTGGCCACGGGCTTCATCGTCGCGCCGGACGTCTCTCTGGACGGCATCCGCTCGGTGCTGCAGCGCGCGGTTCTGCTCCATCACGACGCGACCGATCCGTACGCCTACCCGCAGCATGGCGCGGGCCCCGCGCTCGCTTGCGGATTGATTCGTCAATGA
- a CDS encoding arginine/lysine/ornithine decarboxylase, with protein MKFRFPVVIIDEDFRSENISGSGIRALAEAIEKEGAEVLGLTSYGDLTSFAQQSSRASCFILSIDDDELLPYVDNVVVEGETPELAAAIVALRAFVTEVRRRNADIPIFLYGETRTSRHLPNDILRELHGFIHMFEDTPEFVARHIIRETKVYLDSLAPPFFKELVQYADEGSYSWHCPGHSGGVAFLKSPLGQMFHQFFGENMLRADVCNAVDELGQLLDHTGPVAASERNAARIFSADHVFFVTNGTSTSNKIVWHGTVAPGDIVLVDRNCHKSILHAITMTGAIPVFLTPTRNNFGIIGPIPRSEFEPENIKKKILANPFAREALAKNPELKPRILTITQSTYDGVIYNVEMIKEMLGDWLDTLHFDEAWLPHAEFHEFYQDMHAIGAGRPRIGALVFATHSTHKLLAGISQASQIVVQDSKNSRFDKHRFNEAYLMHTSTSPQYAIIASCDVAAAMMEAPGGTALVEESIAEALDFRRAMSKVDAEYGDDWFFKVWGPETFAEEGIGSREDWMLRPNDAWHGFGPLAEGFNMLDPIKATIVTPGLDMDGGFGESGIPAAIVTKYLAEHGIIVEKTGLYSFFIMFTIGITKGRWNSMVTELQQFKDDYDNNQPLWRVLPEFVSHHPMYERVGLRDLCEQIHSVYRANDIARLTTEMYLSSMEPAMKPSDAFAKLAHREIDRVPIDELEGRVTSILLTPYPPGIPLLIPGERFNKTIVNYLRFAREFNERFPGFHTDIHGLVGETINGRIEYFVDCVRG; from the coding sequence ATGAAGTTTCGTTTTCCCGTCGTCATCATCGACGAAGATTTCCGCTCCGAGAACATCTCGGGTTCCGGCATCCGGGCTCTGGCCGAAGCCATCGAGAAAGAAGGCGCGGAAGTGCTCGGGTTGACGAGCTACGGCGATCTGACCTCGTTCGCGCAGCAGTCGAGCCGCGCCTCGTGCTTCATCCTTTCGATCGACGACGACGAACTGCTGCCGTACGTCGATAACGTGGTGGTGGAAGGCGAGACGCCGGAGCTGGCCGCCGCGATCGTCGCGCTGCGCGCGTTCGTGACCGAAGTGCGCCGCCGCAACGCCGACATTCCGATCTTCCTGTACGGTGAGACGCGCACCTCGCGCCACCTGCCGAACGACATCCTGCGCGAACTGCATGGCTTCATCCACATGTTCGAGGACACGCCGGAGTTCGTCGCGCGCCATATCATCCGCGAAACGAAGGTGTATCTGGATTCGCTCGCGCCGCCGTTCTTCAAGGAACTGGTGCAGTACGCGGACGAAGGCTCCTACTCGTGGCACTGCCCGGGACACTCGGGCGGCGTCGCGTTTCTGAAGAGCCCGCTCGGCCAGATGTTCCACCAGTTCTTCGGCGAGAACATGCTGCGCGCGGACGTGTGCAATGCCGTCGACGAACTCGGCCAGCTGCTCGATCACACCGGACCGGTGGCGGCTTCTGAACGCAACGCCGCGCGCATCTTCAGCGCTGACCACGTGTTCTTCGTGACCAACGGCACGTCCACGTCGAACAAGATCGTCTGGCATGGCACGGTCGCGCCGGGCGACATCGTGCTGGTTGACCGCAACTGCCACAAGTCGATCCTGCACGCGATCACCATGACCGGCGCGATTCCGGTGTTCCTCACGCCGACGCGCAACAACTTCGGCATCATCGGACCGATTCCGCGTAGCGAGTTCGAGCCGGAAAACATCAAGAAGAAGATCCTCGCGAACCCGTTCGCCCGCGAAGCCCTCGCGAAGAATCCGGAGCTCAAGCCGCGCATTCTGACCATCACGCAAAGCACGTACGACGGCGTGATCTACAACGTCGAGATGATCAAGGAAATGCTCGGCGACTGGCTCGACACGCTGCACTTCGACGAAGCCTGGCTGCCGCACGCCGAATTCCACGAGTTCTATCAGGACATGCACGCGATCGGCGCGGGCCGTCCGCGCATCGGCGCGCTGGTGTTCGCCACGCACTCCACGCACAAGTTGCTGGCCGGCATTTCGCAGGCTTCGCAGATCGTCGTGCAGGATTCGAAGAACAGCCGCTTCGACAAGCATCGTTTCAATGAAGCGTATCTGATGCATACGTCCACCAGCCCGCAGTACGCGATCATCGCCTCGTGCGACGTGGCCGCGGCCATGATGGAAGCGCCGGGCGGCACGGCGCTGGTCGAAGAGTCGATCGCGGAAGCGTTGGATTTCCGCCGCGCGATGAGCAAGGTCGACGCCGAATACGGCGACGACTGGTTCTTCAAGGTGTGGGGCCCGGAGACATTCGCCGAAGAAGGCATCGGCTCGCGCGAAGACTGGATGCTGCGCCCGAACGACGCGTGGCACGGTTTCGGCCCGCTCGCCGAAGGCTTCAACATGCTCGACCCGATCAAGGCGACGATCGTCACGCCGGGTCTGGATATGGACGGCGGCTTCGGCGAGTCGGGCATTCCGGCCGCGATCGTCACGAAGTATCTGGCCGAGCACGGCATCATCGTCGAGAAGACCGGGCTGTATTCGTTCTTCATCATGTTCACGATCGGCATCACCAAGGGCCGCTGGAACTCGATGGTCACCGAACTGCAGCAGTTCAAGGACGACTACGACAACAACCAGCCGCTGTGGCGCGTGCTGCCCGAGTTCGTCTCGCATCATCCGATGTACGAGCGCGTCGGCCTGCGCGATCTGTGCGAGCAGATTCACAGCGTCTACCGCGCGAACGACATTGCGCGTCTCACGACCGAGATGTACCTGTCGAGCATGGAACCGGCCATGAAGCCGTCGGATGCGTTCGCCAAGCTCGCGCACCGCGAGATCGACCGTGTGCCTATCGACGAACTCGAAGGCCGCGTCACGTCGATCCTGTTGACGCCGTATCCGCCGGGCATTCCGCTGCTGATTCCGGGCGAGCGCTTCAACAAGACCATCGTCAACTATCTGCGTTTCGCGCGCGAGTTCAACGAGCGCTTCCCGGGTTTCCACACGGACATCCACGGGCTTGTCGGCGAAACGATCAACGGGCGCATCGAATACTTCGTCGATTGCGTGCGCGGCTGA